The following are from one region of the Candidatus Acidulodesulfobacterium ferriphilum genome:
- a CDS encoding NAD-dependent epimerase/dehydratase family protein produces MTEKIKNWFKNKKLRFLVTGAAGFVGTNLALRLLELGQSVTGVDSLITGRISNIEHINNFARENGKTDGFKFIKGDLNDAELCKNVAENIDYVFHEAAIASVPWSLKEPHLFHSNNDAAFFNILNASRLSAVKRFIYASSSAVYGTDSNIPSAEDNIGEPLSVYGAAKLTNEIYAKAFFNSFGFESIGFRYFNIYGKFQDPYSPYAAVIPIWVKKILSNERFIINGDGTTTRDFCYVDDIVDINLLAVMYGGEKKPGVYNAGIGKSVSLNELVQMLKEFFGNDIQYEHGPFRGGDIKYSEADITRAERELGFNPKFSLREGLEQTLEYYRGLFTLGNAGGNY; encoded by the coding sequence TTGACCGAAAAAATAAAAAATTGGTTTAAAAATAAAAAATTGAGGTTTTTGGTTACGGGGGCGGCAGGCTTTGTCGGAACAAATCTTGCGTTAAGGCTTTTAGAATTGGGGCAGAGCGTTACCGGCGTCGATAGCCTTATTACTGGCAGGATTTCCAACATAGAGCATATTAATAATTTTGCGAGGGAAAACGGAAAAACGGACGGCTTTAAATTTATTAAAGGTGATTTAAACGATGCCGAACTTTGCAAAAATGTCGCCGAAAATATAGATTATGTCTTTCATGAGGCGGCAATAGCGTCCGTTCCGTGGTCGCTAAAAGAACCGCATCTTTTTCATTCCAATAACGATGCCGCTTTCTTTAACATCCTTAACGCTTCGAGGCTTTCAGCGGTTAAGAGGTTTATTTATGCATCGAGTTCGGCTGTTTACGGAACAGATTCAAATATTCCGTCGGCAGAGGACAATATAGGAGAACCCCTTTCCGTTTACGGCGCCGCAAAGCTCACCAACGAAATATACGCAAAGGCATTTTTTAACAGTTTTGGTTTTGAGTCGATAGGCTTCAGGTATTTTAACATATACGGGAAATTTCAAGACCCTTATTCCCCTTATGCAGCTGTTATCCCTATATGGGTAAAAAAGATTTTGAGCAATGAAAGGTTTATTATTAATGGGGACGGAACGACTACAAGAGATTTTTGCTATGTTGACGATATTGTCGATATAAATCTTCTGGCAGTAATGTACGGGGGAGAGAAAAAGCCGGGTGTTTATAACGCCGGAATCGGAAAATCGGTTAGTTTAAATGAACTGGTTCAGATGCTTAAGGAATTTTTCGGCAACGACATACAATATGAGCACGGACCTTTCAGGGGCGGGGATATAAAGTATTCGGAAGCCGATATAACAAGAGCCGAAAGAGAGCTGGGATTTAATCCGAAGTTTTCGTTAAGGGAAGGATTGGAACAAACATTAGAATATTACAGGGGTTTGTTTACGCTCGGAAATGCGGGCGGGAATTATTAA
- the hslU gene encoding ATP-dependent protease ATPase subunit HslU has translation MANNKNNKNNKNNKKIDFLTPKEIVKELDKYVIGQDRAKKSVAIALRTRFRRNNVPPSIIDDIVPKNILLIGPTGVGKTEIARRIAKLSDSPFIKVEASKFTEVGYMGRDVESMIRDIVETAYISERAKETDYVIEKAKQNAEELLLDLLVSPPPRMPKKNGANNEANGKSSYINTREKFRIMFKEGKLNDRFVEMEVKSLNRSPVPVIEIFSQSGMDDIGQDFKDMFSNMFPKQKKLEKIRVPEAYDILVREESERLVDTDKVIKSAIQSVENSGLIFIDEIDKIASREKSYGPDVSREGVQRDLLPIIEGSNVMTKYGVVKTDHILFIAAGAFHVSKPSDLIPELQGRFPIRVEMDSLSKKDFIRILKEPKGALIKQYFELLKTENVVLDFTDDGIERIAEIAEEVNLKTENIGARRLHTILEKVMEGISFDAPFKASKKVVIDKAYVDDRLIDIVKDEDLSRYIL, from the coding sequence ATGGCTAATAATAAGAACAATAAGAATAATAAGAATAATAAGAAAATAGACTTTTTAACGCCGAAAGAAATCGTAAAAGAACTCGATAAATATGTCATAGGGCAGGACAGGGCAAAAAAATCGGTAGCCATAGCCTTAAGGACCCGTTTTAGAAGAAACAATGTGCCGCCTTCAATCATAGACGATATTGTTCCTAAAAATATCCTTTTAATCGGGCCGACTGGGGTCGGCAAAACCGAGATTGCCCGGCGTATCGCAAAATTATCCGATTCCCCTTTCATAAAGGTCGAAGCATCAAAATTTACGGAGGTCGGTTATATGGGAAGGGATGTAGAATCCATGATCAGGGATATTGTCGAAACGGCTTACATAAGCGAAAGGGCAAAAGAAACCGATTATGTTATCGAAAAGGCAAAGCAAAATGCCGAGGAACTTCTTTTGGACTTATTAGTTTCCCCGCCCCCGAGAATGCCAAAAAAAAACGGCGCAAACAATGAAGCTAACGGTAAAAGCAGTTATATAAATACAAGGGAAAAATTCAGGATTATGTTTAAAGAAGGCAAACTAAACGATAGGTTTGTGGAAATGGAGGTTAAGTCGTTAAACAGGTCTCCCGTCCCCGTCATAGAAATATTTTCTCAATCTGGGATGGACGATATCGGACAGGATTTTAAAGACATGTTTTCCAATATGTTTCCCAAACAAAAAAAATTGGAAAAGATAAGGGTCCCCGAGGCTTACGATATACTAGTCCGCGAAGAGAGCGAAAGGCTTGTCGATACGGATAAGGTTATCAAGAGCGCTATTCAAAGCGTGGAAAATTCCGGTTTGATATTTATCGATGAAATAGATAAAATTGCTTCCAGAGAAAAATCTTACGGCCCCGATGTATCGAGGGAAGGCGTTCAAAGGGATTTGCTTCCCATAATAGAAGGCTCTAATGTCATGACAAAATACGGGGTAGTTAAAACAGACCATATTTTATTTATCGCGGCGGGGGCATTTCATGTGTCTAAGCCGTCTGATTTAATTCCTGAGCTTCAGGGAAGATTTCCGATAAGGGTCGAGATGGACTCGCTGTCTAAAAAGGATTTCATAAGAATATTGAAAGAGCCTAAAGGCGCTTTAATAAAACAGTACTTTGAACTGCTTAAAACCGAAAATGTGGTATTGGATTTTACGGATGACGGGATAGAAAGAATTGCCGAAATCGCCGAGGAGGTCAACCTGAAAACCGAGAATATCGGCGCAAGGCGGCTTCATACGATTTTAGAAAAGGTTATGGAGGGCATATCCTTCGATGCCCCGTTCAAAGCTTCTAAAAAGGTCGTTATAGATAAGGCTTATGTCGATGACAGATTAATAGACATAGTTAAAGACGAAGACCTTTCAAGGTATATACTGTAA
- the glgP gene encoding alpha-glucan family phosphorylase, which translates to MIAYFVMECAVDSRIPTYSGGLGILAGDTLQSFADLEVPAVCITLLWKNGFTRQKLASDGTQLDSVQEWDVEKYMQFTNIKIKIPLGDKDITIAAYKYTIESTKGDNEIDAYFLTPDVPENDPETRKICDRLYIEGGLTRLKQEIILGVGGYEMLKAIKYKPFLYHINESHSAFLIASLMKDMNDLNRVKSRVVFTTHTPIPAAFDKFAMKDVAGMLGRYCDKQVLYDIYQEKLEDNDELNLSWLAIKNAKNVVAVSRKHKFVSEQIFEGYRLKYVTNGIHHIKWASAHHKMLYTKYIKGWEDDPDLLRDVACIPDNEFAQAHILSKEALVEMVNSESDASFIPEDFTIAMAKRITHYKRNNLILSNPNKLIEIAERKGNIQIIFAGKAHPADPDGLAMIKSIHNASQYIASKTKKIKIAFLENYNIHKANIILAGVDLWLNNPVRPLEASGTSGMKASLNGVPNFSVLDGWWLEACMEGINGWGIGPRPAWTDLSYSDDIQDLNDIYGKLEFNILDLYYKNFSDYLKIMKMAVSTIAPYFNTHRMVSEYVTDLYLTGIIMCYLEHEKTGVCDM; encoded by the coding sequence ATGATAGCCTATTTCGTTATGGAATGCGCCGTCGATAGCAGAATTCCGACATACAGCGGAGGACTTGGAATTCTTGCAGGAGATACATTGCAAAGTTTTGCCGACCTTGAAGTTCCTGCCGTTTGCATAACTCTTCTATGGAAAAACGGCTTCACCAGACAAAAGCTGGCAAGCGACGGGACGCAGCTTGATTCCGTTCAGGAGTGGGATGTCGAAAAGTATATGCAGTTCACAAATATAAAAATTAAAATACCTCTCGGCGACAAAGATATTACGATTGCCGCTTATAAATACACCATAGAATCGACAAAGGGGGATAACGAAATCGACGCTTATTTTTTAACCCCCGATGTTCCCGAAAACGACCCCGAAACAAGGAAGATATGCGACAGGCTGTATATCGAAGGGGGTTTAACCCGCCTTAAGCAGGAAATAATTTTAGGCGTAGGCGGATACGAAATGTTAAAGGCGATAAAATACAAACCGTTTTTATACCATATAAATGAAAGCCATTCAGCCTTTTTAATCGCAAGCCTTATGAAAGATATGAACGATTTAAACAGGGTAAAATCAAGGGTGGTTTTTACGACCCATACCCCTATCCCTGCCGCTTTCGATAAATTCGCAATGAAAGATGTAGCGGGCATGCTCGGCAGATATTGCGACAAACAGGTGCTTTACGATATATATCAAGAAAAACTTGAGGATAACGATGAACTGAACCTTTCGTGGCTTGCCATCAAAAATGCAAAAAATGTCGTAGCCGTCTCAAGAAAGCATAAGTTCGTTTCGGAACAGATATTCGAAGGATACAGGCTTAAATATGTCACCAACGGCATTCACCATATAAAATGGGCTTCCGCTCATCACAAAATGCTATATACAAAATATATTAAGGGTTGGGAGGATGATCCCGATTTACTGAGGGATGTCGCCTGCATACCCGATAACGAGTTCGCTCAGGCGCATATATTATCCAAGGAGGCTCTTGTAGAAATGGTGAACTCCGAAAGCGACGCTTCGTTTATTCCCGAAGATTTTACGATAGCAATGGCAAAAAGAATAACCCATTATAAACGAAACAATCTAATACTTTCGAATCCCAATAAATTAATCGAAATAGCGGAAAGAAAAGGAAATATCCAGATTATCTTTGCGGGAAAAGCCCACCCCGCCGACCCGGACGGTTTAGCCATGATAAAATCGATTCATAACGCATCCCAGTATATCGCCTCGAAAACAAAAAAGATTAAAATTGCGTTTTTGGAAAATTACAATATTCATAAAGCTAACATAATATTAGCCGGAGTTGATTTATGGCTTAACAATCCGGTAAGGCCGTTAGAAGCATCAGGCACAAGCGGCATGAAAGCATCGCTTAACGGCGTTCCAAATTTTAGCGTTCTTGACGGATGGTGGCTTGAAGCCTGCATGGAAGGAATAAACGGATGGGGGATAGGACCCAGGCCGGCGTGGACGGACCTCAGTTACTCCGATGATATACAGGATTTAAACGATATTTACGGAAAACTCGAATTTAACATACTGGATTTATATTATAAAAATTTTTCGGACTATCTTAAAATAATGAAGATGGCGGTTTCCACCATAGCTCCATATTTTAATACTCATAGAATGGTTTCGGAATATGTTACGGATTTGTATCTGACCGGTATAATCATGTGCTATTTAGAGCATGAAAAGACAGGCGTTTGCGATATGTAA
- a CDS encoding DUF2437 domain-containing protein: MKFGRFRHKTGEMRTYYGTLSTDAGNTFINTIEEDFDFTNFNYTGRQYELSELEFLPPSVPTKIVAVGLNYKDHALEMQKKLPEEPLLFIKPSSSIIAHLGTILRPAASKRVDYESELAIVIGKTAKNVKKSDAEGYIFGYTCLNDVTARDLQIKDIQYTRAKGFDTFAPVGPFIETEIENPSGLQIKGYLNGELKQSSNTSNLIFNPCELVEFISGIMTLFPGDIISTGTPSGVGSLNRGDVFEIEIENIGKLKNFVE, encoded by the coding sequence ATGAAATTTGGAAGATTCAGGCATAAGACCGGGGAAATGAGAACATATTACGGAACATTATCTACCGATGCCGGGAACACTTTTATTAATACTATAGAAGAAGATTTCGATTTTACTAATTTTAATTATACCGGAAGGCAGTATGAGCTTTCGGAACTCGAATTTTTGCCTCCCAGCGTCCCGACCAAAATTGTTGCCGTAGGGCTGAATTATAAAGACCACGCCCTGGAAATGCAAAAAAAATTGCCCGAAGAACCTTTGCTTTTTATTAAACCGTCCTCAAGCATTATCGCCCATCTTGGAACTATTTTAAGACCTGCGGCTTCTAAAAGAGTGGATTATGAATCCGAACTGGCAATCGTTATAGGCAAAACGGCAAAAAATGTGAAAAAAAGCGATGCAGAGGGTTATATATTCGGTTATACTTGTTTAAACGATGTGACCGCAAGGGATTTGCAAATCAAAGATATTCAATATACAAGGGCAAAGGGGTTTGACACCTTCGCTCCGGTAGGCCCTTTTATAGAAACCGAAATAGAAAACCCGTCAGGTCTTCAAATCAAGGGATATCTTAACGGCGAATTAAAACAGTCGTCGAACACTTCCAACCTTATTTTTAATCCCTGCGAGTTAGTCGAATTTATTTCCGGCATTATGACGCTTTTCCCCGGCGATATTATTTCGACGGGCACCCCTTCGGGAGTCGGCAGTTTAAACCGCGGGGATGTATTTGAAATCGAAATTGAAAATATCGGGAAATTAAAAAACTTCGTCGAATAA
- a CDS encoding DHA2 family efflux MFS transporter permease subunit, with amino-acid sequence MENKNSGNPESPAKTPVSQPKISEHRLYKWLILAISVTASFMAILDINIVIVALPKMMSHFGVNVITIDWVIIAYTITYSIIILLTSFVSKKYGLKIPFVISIIFFLIGSAFCGFAPSYRIMIIFRIIQAVGGAGLIPISVNLIAKYFKAQERGTAMGVWTIGIMVAPALGPIIGGYFVDYVDWRMIFYFNVPIGIILLLGTFILLENDIPLKPFAKKFDFAGFILIAVCLGTLLYVLNEGQTLEWNSYAIRLNELICAASFILFLIVEIFSKRHLMDYSLFKNRNFLTGNLVSMIRAGAIFSSLFLLPIFIEDILSYNAMHAGYLMAPFAAAVAVISPVAGKISDKYGPKYLLVAGMLIFAIANFSLGSMSLQTSIPFIVYNQFLRGMGVGLINAPVMMTVINSAKFEQIPDASALYNVLFQIGASFGIAWSGNELAIRQVYHLNQYAGDINYNFYEFKNVINFLREDLIKNGNSFVKATLYPSNAAKVFDFLLNEFSLIGAYGDVFFILGYLCIFGGIAALFVKNIKK; translated from the coding sequence ATGGAAAACAAAAATTCCGGCAACCCCGAAAGTCCTGCGAAAACGCCCGTGAGCCAGCCAAAAATTTCCGAACACAGGCTGTACAAATGGCTCATCCTTGCCATATCCGTTACCGCTTCTTTTATGGCAATACTGGATATAAATATCGTTATAGTAGCGCTTCCCAAGATGATGTCTCACTTCGGGGTGAATGTTATAACGATAGACTGGGTTATTATTGCCTATACTATTACATATTCGATTATCATACTTCTTACAAGTTTTGTAAGTAAAAAATACGGCCTAAAAATACCGTTTGTAATTTCGATTATATTCTTTCTGATAGGTTCCGCCTTCTGCGGATTTGCCCCGTCTTATAGAATAATGATTATCTTTAGAATTATTCAGGCTGTCGGAGGGGCGGGACTTATCCCTATATCCGTTAACCTTATCGCAAAATACTTTAAAGCGCAGGAAAGGGGAACCGCAATGGGCGTCTGGACCATCGGGATAATGGTAGCCCCGGCTTTAGGTCCTATAATCGGAGGATATTTTGTCGATTATGTCGATTGGCGAATGATATTTTATTTTAATGTCCCTATAGGTATAATTCTGCTTTTAGGCACTTTTATTTTATTAGAAAACGATATTCCGTTAAAGCCGTTTGCAAAAAAATTCGACTTTGCGGGTTTTATTTTAATCGCGGTATGCCTCGGAACATTGCTGTATGTTCTGAACGAAGGGCAGACATTAGAGTGGAATTCATACGCAATCAGGTTAAACGAGCTGATCTGCGCCGCTTCTTTCATACTCTTTCTTATCGTGGAAATCTTTTCTAAAAGGCACTTAATGGATTATTCGCTGTTTAAAAATAGAAATTTCTTAACGGGAAACTTAGTGAGCATGATAAGGGCGGGGGCTATTTTCAGCTCATTATTCCTGCTGCCGATATTTATCGAAGACATACTGAGTTATAATGCAATGCATGCGGGATATTTAATGGCGCCGTTTGCCGCGGCGGTTGCGGTTATTTCCCCCGTTGCAGGCAAAATTTCCGATAAATACGGCCCGAAATACCTGCTTGTAGCAGGCATGCTGATATTTGCCATAGCAAATTTTTCGTTGGGAAGCATGTCCCTTCAAACATCTATCCCGTTTATCGTGTATAACCAATTTTTAAGGGGAATGGGCGTAGGGCTTATAAACGCTCCCGTTATGATGACCGTTATTAACTCGGCTAAATTTGAACAGATACCCGATGCATCGGCGCTCTATAATGTTCTATTTCAGATAGGGGCATCTTTTGGAATAGCCTGGTCGGGAAATGAACTTGCGATTAGGCAAGTTTATCATTTAAACCAGTATGCAGGGGATATTAACTATAATTTTTATGAATTTAAAAATGTAATAAATTTCTTGCGGGAAGACTTAATAAAAAACGGCAACTCCTTTGTCAAAGCAACCCTCTATCCATCTAATGCCGCTAAAGTCTTTGATTTTTTGCTTAACGAATTTTCTTTAATCGGCGCTTACGGAGATGTATTTTTTATATTAGGTTATCTCTGTATTTTTGGGGGAATAGCCGCCTTATTCGTAAAAAATATTAAAAAATGA
- a CDS encoding undecaprenyl-diphosphate phosphatase yields the protein MIHLSLLHALILAVLQGITELFPVSSLAHGVIIPKLLGWHINRQSEGFLPFLVVLHLGTAFALLIYFYKDWINLFKGFFTGLKNKNLNINEGSKTLYLLALATIPAGLMGLLFVHKLKRLFGFTDIAAVFLMVNGVILYLGEKKRRKQGIAKISDMTIAAALIIGAFQSFALIPGISRSAITMVAALYLGFKHEYAARFSFLLATPIILAAGLLEVPKMIKLHMLHFTAVSLASGAVAGVAAYLSVYALMKYFHKYEVNALYPFAFYCIIFGAFVLTYRFI from the coding sequence ATGATTCATCTTTCCTTGCTCCATGCTTTAATTTTAGCCGTTCTTCAGGGCATTACGGAGCTGTTTCCCGTTTCAAGCCTTGCCCACGGGGTTATAATTCCAAAACTTTTGGGATGGCATATAAACAGGCAGTCGGAGGGTTTTTTGCCGTTTCTTGTCGTGCTTCATCTGGGTACCGCGTTTGCCCTGCTCATATATTTTTATAAAGATTGGATTAATTTATTTAAAGGATTTTTTACCGGCTTAAAAAACAAAAATCTTAATATAAACGAAGGCTCTAAAACCCTTTATCTTCTCGCTCTTGCCACTATTCCTGCCGGACTTATGGGACTGCTGTTTGTTCATAAACTAAAAAGGCTTTTCGGTTTTACGGATATAGCGGCTGTTTTTCTTATGGTAAACGGCGTAATACTTTATCTGGGCGAAAAGAAACGGAGGAAGCAGGGCATCGCTAAAATATCCGATATGACTATTGCCGCCGCCCTCATTATCGGCGCGTTTCAGTCGTTTGCTCTAATACCCGGCATATCCCGTTCCGCGATTACTATGGTTGCCGCGCTTTATTTAGGTTTTAAACACGAATACGCCGCCAGATTTTCATTCCTTCTGGCAACGCCCATAATTCTTGCCGCAGGACTTCTGGAGGTTCCAAAGATGATTAAACTGCATATGCTTCATTTTACCGCAGTATCCTTGGCGAGCGGCGCGGTTGCCGGAGTTGCGGCATATTTGAGCGTATATGCCCTTATGAAATATTTTCATAAATACGAGGTAAACGCCCTTTACCCGTTTGCCTTTTATTGCATAATATTCGGCGCCTTTGTTCTAACTTACAGATTTATTTGA
- a CDS encoding site-specific tyrosine recombinase XerD, producing the protein MEDFLKEFSENIELEKNYSLNTVSAYRTDVKLFIDYLKKDISVCSLEEVTEIEIKGYLSKIYETVKKTSLARKVESIKSFFGFLEKKHLISHNPAFLLELPKVEKKLPFFLTSKEADFLLNNYFDAALKWHKRRSNKHFEIIRNDLILEFLYGSGLRVSELIAVKKTDLELSGGYVRILGKGSKQRIVPLTQITVKKIKTWFDYLDRIRLTPQAGYLIINKKGSHLTRRTIHRVVKESMAITGQFKNISPHSLRHSFATNLLDNGADLRSIQDMLGHSNLSTTEKYTHLSLKKLLDVYNKSHPLSGHK; encoded by the coding sequence ATGGAAGATTTTTTAAAAGAATTTTCGGAAAATATTGAGCTCGAGAAAAATTACTCTTTAAATACGGTTTCGGCTTACAGGACGGATGTTAAACTTTTTATCGACTATCTAAAAAAAGACATATCCGTCTGCTCGCTGGAAGAGGTAACCGAAATAGAAATAAAGGGTTATTTAAGCAAGATTTACGAAACCGTTAAAAAGACGAGTCTGGCAAGAAAGGTCGAGTCGATAAAATCATTTTTTGGCTTTTTGGAAAAAAAACATTTAATCAGCCATAACCCTGCTTTTTTACTGGAACTTCCAAAAGTAGAAAAAAAATTGCCGTTCTTTTTAACATCGAAGGAGGCAGATTTTTTATTAAATAACTATTTCGATGCGGCGTTAAAATGGCATAAAAGGAGGTCAAATAAGCATTTCGAAATAATAAGGAATGACTTAATTTTGGAATTTTTATACGGGAGCGGTCTGCGGGTCAGCGAGTTAATTGCCGTGAAAAAGACGGATCTGGAATTAAGCGGAGGCTATGTTAGAATTTTAGGAAAGGGGTCAAAACAGAGAATTGTTCCGCTTACGCAAATAACCGTTAAAAAGATTAAAACATGGTTTGATTATTTGGACAGGATTCGCTTAACGCCTCAAGCGGGCTATTTGATTATTAATAAGAAGGGTTCGCATCTTACAAGAAGGACTATCCACAGGGTGGTAAAAGAGTCTATGGCGATTACGGGGCAGTTTAAAAATATTTCACCACATAGTTTGCGGCATTCTTTTGCCACAAATCTTTTGGATAACGGCGCCGATTTAAGGTCTATTCAGGATATGCTCGGACATTCAAACTTATCTACAACCGAAAAATATACGCATTTAAGCCTTAAGAAACTTCTGGATGTTTATAATAAGTCCCATCCGCTTTCGGGGCATAAATAA
- the hslV gene encoding ATP-dependent protease subunit HslV — MDNNNANEAVKLIGTTIIGVRRNGRVAVAGDGQVTLGNTIMKHKARKVRRLYNDKVIAGFAGATADAFTLFEKMEEKLSKYNGSVKRASVELAKDWRTDKILRRLEAMLIVVDKTDSFIISGAGDVIEPDEDILSIGSGAPYALACALGLMEKTDLSAKEIAEYAMKTASRICIYTNDNIILEEI, encoded by the coding sequence ATGGATAATAATAACGCTAATGAGGCGGTAAAACTTATCGGAACCACAATAATCGGGGTCAGGCGAAACGGCCGTGTCGCCGTTGCGGGGGACGGGCAGGTTACGCTTGGAAATACTATTATGAAACACAAGGCGAGAAAGGTCAGGCGGCTGTATAACGATAAGGTAATAGCGGGATTTGCGGGGGCAACCGCCGATGCCTTTACGCTTTTCGAAAAAATGGAAGAGAAACTTTCAAAATATAACGGGAGCGTAAAAAGGGCAAGCGTAGAACTCGCAAAAGACTGGCGGACGGATAAAATACTCAGGCGGCTTGAGGCCATGCTTATCGTGGTCGATAAGACGGACTCTTTTATAATATCGGGAGCAGGCGATGTTATAGAACCTGACGAGGATATTTTATCCATCGGTTCGGGCGCCCCTTATGCGCTTGCCTGCGCGCTCGGTTTAATGGAAAAAACGGATTTAAGCGCAAAAGAAATTGCCGAATACGCAATGAAGACGGCTTCCCGCATCTGCATTTACACGAATGATAACATTATTTTAGAGGAGATATAA
- the argB gene encoding acetylglutamate kinase, with amino-acid sequence MEEYIKKAGVLLEALPYIQQFASKTFVIKFGGSIALDNDLKEGFIKDIILLKLIGINIIIVHGGGKDIDILLKKLGMKINFHDGYRLTDESTMEVVEMVLSGKINKNLVALINKFGGKACGLSGKDGNLIVAEKIKTGKIDLGNVGVVKRINKEVLLTLDAAFIPVIAPVSMDETGNTLNINADLAAGAIAAELAAEKLIILSDQDGLLDSKNELISSAKENEIKKMIKEGIIHGGMIPKANSCISALNLGVKKVHIINGSIPHAVLLEIFTKKGIGTQITH; translated from the coding sequence ATGGAAGAATATATAAAAAAAGCGGGGGTTTTACTCGAGGCGTTGCCGTATATTCAACAATTTGCTTCAAAAACCTTCGTAATAAAATTTGGCGGCTCTATTGCTTTGGATAACGATTTAAAGGAAGGTTTCATTAAAGACATTATACTTTTAAAACTCATCGGCATTAATATAATAATAGTCCACGGCGGCGGAAAAGACATCGATATTCTTTTAAAGAAGCTCGGCATGAAAATTAATTTTCACGACGGATATCGTTTGACCGATGAAAGCACAATGGAAGTCGTCGAAATGGTTTTGTCGGGTAAAATCAACAAAAACCTTGTTGCTTTAATAAATAAATTTGGGGGGAAGGCCTGTGGTTTATCGGGGAAAGACGGCAATCTTATCGTGGCGGAAAAAATAAAAACGGGTAAAATAGACCTCGGGAATGTCGGGGTCGTAAAGAGGATTAACAAAGAGGTCTTATTGACGCTCGATGCGGCCTTTATTCCGGTGATTGCTCCGGTCAGCATGGATGAAACGGGAAATACCCTTAATATCAACGCGGATTTAGCGGCTGGAGCGATTGCAGCCGAACTTGCCGCCGAAAAACTTATTATTTTGTCTGATCAGGACGGCCTTTTAGATTCAAAAAACGAATTAATATCTTCGGCAAAAGAAAACGAGATAAAAAAGATGATAAAAGAAGGGATTATCCACGGCGGAATGATACCGAAAGCTAATTCTTGCATAAGCGCTTTAAATTTGGGCGTTAAGAAGGTGCATATAATAAATGGAAGCATCCCCCATGCAGTTTTATTAGAAATATTTACAAAAAAGGGCATAGGAACCCAGATAACGCATTAA
- a CDS encoding alcohol dehydrogenase yields MKVMASGICGSDVIEWYRRDKVPLVLGHEVTGVIAEVGKNVNGYKVGDRICAAHHVPCNTCKYCLSGHHTVCDTLRSTNFDPGGFSEFLRLPGINVKNGIYILPDSVSFEEGTFIEPLACVVRGQRLAGVKPADTALVIGSGLAGLLHINLLRTTGATRIIATDINDKRLEYAKKFGADYVFNAGDKNIDLPEAVKKINDGFLADIVILSTGAISAALQGLKSIRRGGTVLFFGAADEGAKLPLPINEIFWRTEVALLSSYAGSMLDHRTALELIRSKRINVKDMITGRLPLKDIAKGFELTAKAQDSLKIIINPNG; encoded by the coding sequence ATGAAGGTTATGGCAAGCGGAATTTGCGGAAGCGATGTAATAGAATGGTATAGGAGGGATAAGGTGCCTCTTGTTTTAGGGCATGAGGTTACAGGTGTAATTGCGGAGGTTGGGAAAAATGTTAACGGATATAAGGTTGGGGACAGAATTTGCGCCGCCCACCATGTTCCGTGCAATACCTGCAAATATTGCCTGAGCGGACACCATACCGTTTGCGATACCCTGAGGTCGACTAACTTTGACCCGGGCGGGTTTTCCGAGTTTTTAAGGCTTCCCGGAATAAATGTCAAAAACGGTATATATATTCTGCCGGATTCCGTTAGTTTCGAAGAGGGAACATTTATCGAGCCGCTTGCCTGCGTTGTCAGGGGCCAAAGGCTCGCGGGCGTGAAACCCGCGGATACTGCTCTCGTCATCGGAAGCGGGCTTGCGGGGCTTCTTCATATCAACCTTTTAAGGACGACCGGCGCGACAAGGATCATAGCAACGGATATAAATGACAAAAGGCTTGAATATGCTAAAAAATTTGGGGCGGATTATGTTTTTAACGCCGGCGATAAAAACATAGATTTACCTGAAGCGGTTAAAAAAATAAATGACGGATTTTTGGCGGATATAGTGATTTTATCGACGGGGGCTATCAGCGCCGCCTTGCAGGGACTTAAATCCATCAGGAGAGGCGGAACCGTTTTATTTTTTGGAGCGGCGGACGAAGGGGCAAAGCTCCCCCTGCCTATAAACGAAATATTCTGGAGAACCGAGGTTGCGCTTTTGAGCTCCTATGCCGGTTCGATGCTTGACCACAGGACGGCGCTTGAGCTTATAAGGTCTAAAAGGATTAATGTTAAGGATATGATAACCGGCAGGCTTCCTTTAAAAGATATTGCTAAAGGATTCGAGCTTACGGCTAAAGCTCAGGATTCCTTAAAAATTATAATAAATCCAAACGGATAG